One stretch of Glycine soja cultivar W05 chromosome 7, ASM419377v2, whole genome shotgun sequence DNA includes these proteins:
- the LOC114419480 gene encoding sugar carrier protein C-like, whose translation MPAVGGINTGGGKEYPGSLTLFVTVTCIVAAMGGLIFGYDIGISGGVTSMDPFLLKFFPSVFRKKNSDKTVNQYCQYDSQTLTMFTSSLYLAALLSSLVAATVTRKFGRKLSMLFGGLLFLVGALINGFAQHVWMLIVGRILLGFGIGFANQSVPLYLSEMAPYKYRGALNIGFQLSITVGILVANVLNYFFAKIKGGWGWRLSLGGAMVPALIITVGSLVLPDTPNSMIERGDREKAKAQLQRIRGIDNVDEEFNDLVAASESSSQVEHPWRNLLQRKYRPHLTMAVLIPFFQQLTGINVIMFYAPVLFSSIGFKDDAALMSAVITGVVNVVATCVSIYGVDKWGRRALFLEGGVQMLICQAVVAAAIGAKFGTDGNPGDLPKWYAIVVVLFICIYVSAFAWSWGPLGWLVPSEIFPLEIRSAAQSINVSVNMLFTFLIAQVFLTMLCHMKFGLFLFFAFFVLIMTFFVYFFLPETKGIPIEEMGQVWQAHPFWSRFVEHDDYGNGVEMGKGAIKEV comes from the exons atgccTGCGGTCGGAGGTATAAACACCGGAGGGGGCAAGGAGTACCCTGGAAGCCTCACTCTATTTGTGACGGTAACATGTATAGTTGCAGCCATGGGTGGTTTAATCTTCGGTTACGATATCGGAATTTCAG GTGGAGTGACGTCCATGGATCCGTTTCTGCTCAAGTTTTTTCCGTCAGTGTTCCGGAAGAAAAACTCCGACAAAACGGTGAACCAGTACTGCCAATACGACAGCCAGACACTGACGATGTTCACGTCGTCCTTGTACCTCGCCGCTTTGCTGTCGTCGTTGGTTGCCGCCACCGTCACGCGTAAATTCGGCCGGAAACTCTCCATGCTTTTCGGAGGCTTGCTTTTCCTCGTCGGTGCCCTCATCAACGGTTTCGCCCAACACGTTTGGATGTTAATCGTGGGTCGGATCTTGCTCGGGTTCGGTATCGGCTTCGCCAATCAG TCTGTGCCACTCTACCTATCTGAAATGGCTCCATACAAATATAGAGGAGCATTGAACATTGGCTTTCAGTTGTCCATCACTGTTGGTATCCTTGTGGCCAATGTGTTGAACTATTTCTTTGCTAAAATCAAAGGTGGTTGGGGATGGAGGTTGAGTTTGGGAGGTGCTATGGTCCCTGCCCTTATAATCACAGTAGGATCACTAGTCCTTCCAGACACTCCCAATTCCATGATTGAAAGGGGTGATCGCGAGAAGGCCAAGGCTCAGCTTCAGAGAATTCGCGGCATCGACAATGTTGATGAAGAGTTCAATGACCTTGTGGCAGCAAGTGAATCCTCTAGCCAAGTGGAGCACCCTTGGAGGAACTTGTTGCAAAGAAAGTACAGACCCCACCTCACCATGGCAGTGTTGATTCCATTCTTCCAGCAACTCACTGGAATCAATGTCATCATGTTTTACGCGCCGGTCCTGTTCAGCTCCATCGGGTTTAAGGATGATGCTGCTCTAATGTCAGCTGTGATCACCGGCGTTGTTAATGTTGTCGCAACTTGTGTCTCAATTTATGGTGTTGACAAGTGGGGTAGGAGAGCCCTTTTCCTTGAAGGTGGAGTCCAAATGCTCATTTGCCAG GCTGTAGTTGCAGCTGCAATTGGAGCAAAGTTTGGAACTGATGGGAACCCAGGTGATTTGCCAAAGTGGTATGCAATTGTTGTGGTTCTCTTCATTTGCATTTATGTATCAGCATTTGCCTGGTCATGGGGTCCCCTAGGTTGGTTGGTGCCTAGTGAGATCTTTCCCTTGGAGATTCGTTCGGCTGCTCAGAGTATCAATGTGTCGGTGAACATGCTTTTCACTTTCTTGATTGCACAAGTCTTCTTGACAATGCTTTGCCACATGAAGTTCGGCTTGTTCCTCTTCTTTGCCTTCTTCGTGTTGATCATGACATTCTTCGTCTACTTCTTCTTGCCCGAAACAAAGGGCATTCCAATTGAAGAAATGGGGCAGGTTTGGCAGGCACACCCCTTCTGGTCCAGATTCGTGGAGCATGATGATTATGGCAATGGTGTTGAGATGGGAAAGGGAGCTATTAAAGAAGTGTAG